A segment of the Stegostoma tigrinum isolate sSteTig4 chromosome 27, sSteTig4.hap1, whole genome shotgun sequence genome:
AGTTCTCTGCCATCTCGTTTGGAGCAAATTTGGGTTGTCCCCTAATGATCAGCAAAAAATTGCCACTTTAATGTGGTTTCCGACTGAGCTGTTAATGGGGAAATGTTTTCAAATAACGTACAGCAGCAAATTCCCAGATGACAGCCGTAGGAAAAGTGATAATTTTCTTCAGAACAGGATCAGGGGTGTGgctgttgcctgacctgctgagtatctccaatattttctttttttatcTTAGCTTTCTAGTGTTTTACTTCCATAATTTGACCCCCTCCAAAGAGCCAAGATAATGGGtgtggggagaatgcaggaacaGGGTTGAGTTGTCGATCTACAAGATGCCTGTCTCTCcaacctctctctcttcctgtagTTTTGTGTAAATGCTGAttcattcccttccctgaagggcatttattgacaaagtttggagctggatgaacacagcaggccaagcagcatctcaggagcacaaaagctgacgtttcgggcctagacccttcatcagatggataGACCCTttttcttggattctctagcatctgcagttcccattatctcgacaTTTATGCAAGAGTTCAGTTTTAATAATCCTCCGGCAATTTCCCCAAGCTCTGCCTCCATAGgcaagcacagtggctcagcgatttgcaatgctgcctcacagtgccagggacctgggtttaattccactctTGGACAGCTGTGCAGACTCTATatagacattctccctgtgtctgcgtgggtttcctccaggtgctcccacaatccaaagatgtgtaggctacgTGGGTTAGCGataggaaatgcaggtttacaaggataggatggagggagtgggtctgtgtgagatgctcttcggagggccggtgtggacatgatgggctgaatggcctgtgcctacagtgtagggattctatgatttggtgaaGGAAAGTAAACTCTTACCCTGGTGCAGAGTTAGAGAATGGAATGCACTACTTGGAAATGTGGTGTGTTATTAAATATGGCATTGATTGGTTATTTGGATACAAACGGTGTTTGGAGAAATTGGCAAGAGGCAAAGAAGTAGGTAACAGACCTGCATTTCTGAGATTCTTCCAACATCTGAATTAGATTTTGTAGGAGAGGTCGAAGTGTAGCACAGATCAACAGAGCAGAACACTTAATGCCCACGACATGGGGGCAGGGTGAGTGGTTAACATGGGGAGCTCAACAGCTGGTGTGTGATCAGGCTGATCTGGTGATTAcaggcacagcagataatggGCTTAACCAGACAGCCTCACCTTGGACATTTGTTGAGATACTCGGATCGAGGTGAGAggcccacatttccaggcagtgcattccatttcttAATTTTGTAAACTGTAAAGTTGAGTTCCCCCGCACCCCTTCACAGAATcataggttccctacagtgtagaaggcggctattcagcccattctgATCCTCAAGAGCACCCTGCTCAGACCTACCcagtctctgtaaccctgcatttcccctggctaacccgcctagcctgcacatccctgaacatccctgaacacaatggggcaatttatcatgtccaatccaccctcacctgcacatctttggactgtgggaggaaactggagctcctggaggaaacccacgcagacgtggggagaatgtgtaaactcagCAGAGACAGCGcttgagactggaatcgaacccgggtccctgatgctgtgaggcagctgtgctaaccactgagccaccgtgccgctgtCACATCTCTCTTGTTTTTGTAGTGTGTCACTTTAAATGTGTGCTCTCCTGTTCTGATTTTCTCTTGTGTGCCTGAACACTTTATCCCTGTCTGCTCTGGTCAGTCCGCTCCGGATGTTGAGAACCTCCACTAGATCTCCTCTTAGCTGCCTTCACCTTCTCTCCAGAAAGAGCCGTCCCCACCTCTtcaatcagagatagcaagaactgcagatgctggagttagagatgacacagtgtggagcaggaggaacacagcaggccaggcagcatcagaggagcaggaaagctgacatttcgggttgggatccttcttcagaaatttctgcctggcctgctgtgtccctccagctccatactgtgtcatctctaactccagcaactgcagttcttactgagatgacagtgtggagctggagggacacagcaggcagcttgcctgctgtgttcctcctgctccacactgttatccctcACCACTTCAATCTATTCTCCACAGCAGAAACATCTCATCGCCATAATCGTTCTTGTCAGTCACTTCTGCACTGTCCCTCTGAGGCATTGGAGAAGAAAGACCCTTTAGCAGCTAAAGTGTCTACCTCATTGTTTCTCCCCCTGCAGGCTGTGTGGATGTGTGGGAACCCAAAGTGCTCCGAGCTGGTATGGGTGCGCACTTCCGCATCCCCGTCATTTTCAATCTGGACTGGGAAGTCATCCCGAACTACCTGAGTGGCAGCACCCAGGTTCATGTCGCTGAGTCCTCACAGGGTGGGGTTGACCGTTATGTGACCCCCCCTGACCCAGGAGCAGTCGGTAACCGGAGCTGGGTGCAGACTGAATACCAGGAGAGTGACAGCGAGGATGAAGAGAGTGTGTTTCCCCTTTCGCTGCCTAAAGTGGGCGCTCAGTGTTACTCCCAGCCTTGGGCTCGGGAAGTGACTGCAATTGTGATTGGTGGTGAGACATACGGACTCAGCCTCGAAGCCCTCTCCTTAGCTGAGCAGACAGGAGGACAACGATTATGTATCCCCATGGTCCCTGGTATGGACAGCCTTAATTCTGCCATGGCAGCGAGTGTGTTACTGTTTGAAGGCAGGAGACAGCTCCTGTCCCCGGTACAGTGACCAAACAGGACTACGGACCTAGCAGCAGGGTGGTTTAAATCAGCGTCAGGACGTTCCAGCTTCACTCCATACTGCGATGAACCCGTTCATTTGGGAGCAGAACTGAGGCCTGTGGGTCTGCATGAGGCTGGCTGTCTAAAATCAACATTACACCCACAAGACTTCACGTTCATTCATTGCACAAGAACAGCTTTGGAATGTTTTCAGAGACTTGAAACACACTGTACTAATTGAACTGTATGGATTCGGGTTAGCTAGTGCCATGCAATGCAAGTGTTCCACCTTTTTTACACCGCATACAATCGCTGTGACTGGGGGAAGCCTTACCTTCCCAGTTCGGATAAATCCCCCTCCCCAATCTTTCTGTTGTTTGAGGCTTTTAGCTCTGGCACTCATCAGGACACATGCAagaatgtcaattttttttttcctttattcattcatgggatgagggcattgctggctaggcactatttattgcccagagggcctttcagagtcaaccccattgctgtgggtctggagtcacatataggccagaccaaggaaggatggca
Coding sequences within it:
- the mrm3a gene encoding rRNA methyltransferase 3A, mitochondrial isoform X2; this encodes MIISLDSGSAKGKVVTLAKSKKFREQHGKILVEGRRLITDALEAGALLQTVFFSSVESLRELPLDKLKRVQLIKVKFEEIKMWSDLVTPQGAIGIFVRPDHSKMKFPAVQQEHTIPLFLIGDNIRDPGNLGTILRSAAAAGCSKVLLTKGCVDVWEPKVLRAGMGAHFRIPVIFNLDWEVIPNYLSGSTQVHVAESSQGGVDRYVTPPDPGAVGNRSWVQTEYQESDSEDEESVFPLSLPKVGAQCYSQPWAREVTAIVIGGETYGLSLEALSLAEQTGGQRLCIPMVPGMDSLNSAMAASVLLFEGRRQLLSPVQ